The Geodermatophilaceae bacterium NBWT11 genome has a segment encoding these proteins:
- a CDS encoding phosphoketolase family protein: MSSASPVSSALDPADPYPVEELELDLRWWAAANLLTVGQIHLTENALLDRPLTHTDVKPRLLGHWGTSPGLSALYVQLNRLIRRTGQEVLYVTGPGHGGPALVACTWLEGTYSELYPAVGPDGAGVRALVRQFSTPGGIPSHVGVPTPGSIHEGGELGYALVHAAGAAFDHPDLLVACVVGDGEAETGPLSGSWKVPAFLDARRDGAVLPVLHLNGYKISGPTVWGRSSNEEVCAYLASQGWAPVVVSGDDPRLVFTDLQAALTAAHTRIGEIQAHARSGGEDLRPGWPAIVLRTPKGWTGPDVVDGIQVQGTQRSHQVPLTGVQTDDAHLALLEDWLRSYDPDQQFPGGRLAPELAALAPLGDLRMGSTPYANGGRLRRPLDLPALAGYAVDVPSPGTVSRETTHPLGELLAEVYRRTTTPDGGGTFRLFSPDETASNRLQSVFDVTDRCLQAEVLPTDDHLSPHGRVMEVLSEHLCEGWLEGYLLSGRHGLFATYEAFAMVSASMVVQHVKWLQHAAAVSWREPVSSLTVLLTSTCWRNDHNGFSHQGPGLIDTVLPLSPQVVRVWLPPDANCLLSIARHCLQSTDHVNLVVADKQEHLQFLTLPEAEAHCAAGASVWRWAGTERTTGDPDVVLAAAGDVPTLEVLAAAELLRHGVPDLALRVVNVVDLMALLPRAVHPHGFDDDVFRSLFTDTVDVVVAFHGYPRAVHQLLHGRPDTDRFHVRGFEEQGTTTTPFDMVVLNRMSRYHLVLLALAHAPAGLTGADELAATCRDQLARHHAYVREHFQDLPEIREWTWSG, encoded by the coding sequence ATGTCGTCGGCCTCCCCCGTGTCCTCCGCGCTCGACCCCGCCGACCCGTACCCGGTGGAGGAGCTCGAGCTGGACCTGCGGTGGTGGGCCGCGGCCAACCTGCTCACCGTCGGTCAGATCCACCTGACCGAGAACGCCCTGCTCGACCGGCCGCTCACGCACACCGACGTCAAGCCGCGGCTGCTGGGCCACTGGGGCACCTCACCCGGGCTGTCCGCGCTGTACGTGCAGCTGAACCGGCTGATCCGCCGGACCGGGCAGGAGGTGCTCTACGTGACCGGCCCCGGTCACGGCGGGCCGGCCCTGGTCGCCTGCACCTGGCTGGAGGGGACCTACAGCGAGCTGTACCCGGCGGTCGGCCCCGACGGGGCCGGCGTCCGGGCGCTGGTGCGGCAGTTCTCCACCCCCGGCGGCATCCCCAGCCACGTCGGCGTCCCCACCCCGGGGTCGATCCACGAGGGCGGCGAGCTCGGCTACGCCCTCGTGCACGCCGCCGGCGCCGCCTTCGACCACCCCGACCTGCTGGTCGCCTGCGTGGTCGGGGACGGCGAGGCCGAGACCGGTCCGCTGTCGGGGTCGTGGAAGGTCCCGGCGTTCCTCGACGCCCGCCGGGACGGCGCCGTGCTGCCGGTGCTGCACCTCAACGGCTACAAGATCAGCGGCCCGACCGTGTGGGGCCGCTCCTCCAACGAGGAGGTCTGTGCCTACCTGGCCAGCCAGGGCTGGGCGCCGGTCGTGGTCTCCGGGGACGACCCGCGGCTGGTGTTCACCGACCTGCAGGCGGCGCTGACCGCCGCACACACCCGGATCGGGGAGATCCAGGCCCACGCCCGCAGCGGCGGGGAGGACCTGCGGCCGGGGTGGCCGGCGATCGTCCTGCGCACCCCCAAGGGCTGGACCGGGCCCGACGTGGTCGACGGGATCCAGGTGCAGGGCACCCAGCGCTCCCACCAGGTGCCGCTGACGGGAGTGCAGACCGACGACGCGCACCTGGCGCTGCTGGAGGACTGGCTGCGCAGCTACGACCCCGACCAGCAGTTCCCCGGCGGCCGGCTGGCCCCCGAGCTGGCCGCGCTGGCCCCGCTGGGCGACCTGCGGATGGGCTCGACCCCGTACGCCAACGGCGGCCGGCTCCGACGTCCCCTGGACCTGCCCGCCCTGGCCGGCTACGCCGTCGACGTCCCCAGCCCCGGGACCGTCTCCCGGGAGACCACGCACCCCCTCGGCGAGCTGCTCGCCGAGGTCTACCGGCGGACGACGACGCCCGACGGCGGCGGCACCTTCCGGTTGTTCAGCCCGGACGAGACCGCCAGCAACCGCCTGCAGTCGGTCTTCGACGTGACCGACCGGTGCCTGCAGGCCGAGGTGCTGCCCACCGACGACCACCTCTCCCCGCACGGCCGGGTGATGGAGGTGCTCAGCGAGCACCTGTGCGAGGGCTGGCTGGAGGGCTACCTGCTCTCGGGCCGGCATGGGCTGTTCGCCACCTACGAGGCGTTCGCGATGGTCAGCGCGTCGATGGTGGTGCAGCACGTCAAGTGGCTGCAGCACGCCGCCGCGGTGTCCTGGCGGGAGCCGGTGTCCAGCCTGACCGTGCTGCTGACCAGCACGTGCTGGCGCAACGACCACAACGGGTTCAGCCACCAGGGCCCGGGGCTGATCGACACCGTCCTGCCGCTGTCCCCCCAGGTCGTGCGGGTCTGGCTGCCGCCGGACGCCAACTGCCTGCTGTCGATCGCCCGGCACTGCCTGCAGAGCACCGACCACGTCAACCTGGTCGTGGCCGACAAGCAGGAGCACCTGCAGTTCCTGACCCTGCCCGAGGCCGAGGCCCACTGCGCGGCCGGGGCGTCGGTGTGGCGCTGGGCCGGCACCGAACGCACGACCGGCGACCCCGACGTCGTCCTCGCCGCGGCCGGCGACGTCCCCACGCTGGAGGTGCTGGCCGCCGCCGAGCTGTTGCGGCACGGGGTGCCCGACCTGGCGCTGCGGGTGGTGAACGTGGTCGACCTGATGGCCCTGCTGCCCCGTGCGGTGCACCCGCACGGCTTCGACGACGACGTGTTCCGCTCGCTGTTCACCGACACCGTCGACGTGGTCGTGGCCTTCCACGGCTACCCGCGGGCGGTGCACCAGCTCCTGCACGGGCGACCGGACACCGACCGCTTCCACGTGCGCGGCTTCGAGGAGCAGGGCACCACCACGACGCCCTTCGACATGGTCGTGCTCAACCGGATGAGCCGCTACCACCTGGTGCTGCTCGCCCTCGCCCACGCCCCGGCGGGTCTGACCGGCGCCGACGAGCTGGCCGCGACCTGCCGGGACCAGCTCGCCCGTCACCACGCGTACGTCCGGGAGCACTTCCAGGACCTGCCCGAGATCCGCGAGTGGACCTGGTCCGGCTGA
- the mgtA gene encoding magnesium-translocating P-type ATPase, whose translation MTALATRPPTSATADAATWSTAGTLRALDVDPAVGVRDGELDARRARSGPNAVTSHRARALPALWHQLASPLLGLLLVAALVSAAVGERGGAATIAVVIALSVGLGFGNEYRAEKAAETLHDQVRHTTVALRQGRRHEVDVTGLVPGDLVDIGLGDVVPADLRLLAVTGLECDESVLTGESVPTAKGVEPVPTGTPLAELTCCALMGTVVAAGSGHGVVVATGARTEFGSVTAGLDTHPLDTRFQVGLRDFSVLLAWVAGVLSAVVLVVDVVLGRPLLDAVLFSLAIAVGITPQLLPAVVSSSLAAGSRRLRRRHVLVKRLVCIEDLGDVDVLLTDKTGTLTTGRPVFLRAVPARGNSADEVLRWGLRAAETVDGTGGNALDRALWAAATPGEVSERLALVPFDHARQLVSALVRTADGTCVVVTKGAPEVVLDRCTAVPAGVAAALGAEFAAGNRVVAVATRTVPAGHLLTTADEHGLTLRGLLVASDPPKADAAAALARLAALGISVKVVTGDAAPVAAHVCRELGLDDTVLTGADLAGLDDDQLAAALPTTTVFARVGPQDKARIVAVQRRTGGGVAFLGDGVNDALALHGADVGISVDSATDVAKDAADVILLQKDLGVLADGVAEGRRIFANTVKYVLMGTSSNVGNMASAAGASLFLGFLPMLPSQILLNNLLYDTSQLAIPTDHADDEQVRRPAHWDLAFIRRFMLVFGPLSSLFDAFTFVVLLTVLHAGPTEFRTGWFVESLATQTLVVLAIRTRRVPFWRSRPSLPLVLAAVGVVTVGAVLPATPLAQALGFTPLPGVYYAVLVGFVVGYLLLIEVGKAAFYATARRPGPARPRDPRRHLRRRAARFSSTHRTVQAPRRVR comes from the coding sequence ATGACCGCCCTCGCCACCCGCCCGCCGACGTCCGCGACCGCCGACGCCGCCACCTGGAGCACCGCCGGCACGCTGCGCGCCCTGGACGTCGACCCGGCCGTCGGGGTGCGCGACGGGGAGCTGGACGCCCGCCGCGCCCGGTCCGGGCCCAACGCCGTCACCTCGCACCGCGCCCGGGCGCTGCCCGCGCTGTGGCACCAGCTGGCCTCACCGCTGCTGGGGCTGCTGCTCGTGGCGGCGCTGGTGTCCGCGGCGGTGGGGGAGCGCGGCGGGGCCGCCACCATCGCGGTCGTCATCGCCCTGTCGGTCGGTCTCGGCTTCGGCAACGAGTACCGGGCCGAGAAGGCCGCCGAGACGTTGCACGACCAGGTCCGGCACACCACCGTGGCACTGCGCCAGGGCCGTCGGCACGAGGTCGACGTGACCGGGCTGGTGCCCGGTGACCTGGTCGACATCGGCCTGGGCGACGTCGTCCCGGCCGACCTGCGGCTGCTCGCGGTGACCGGGCTGGAGTGCGACGAGTCCGTGCTGACCGGCGAGTCGGTGCCCACGGCCAAGGGCGTCGAGCCGGTGCCGACCGGCACGCCACTGGCCGAGCTCACCTGCTGCGCGCTGATGGGCACCGTGGTCGCCGCCGGCAGCGGGCACGGCGTCGTGGTGGCCACCGGGGCCCGCACCGAGTTCGGCAGCGTCACGGCCGGCCTGGACACCCACCCGCTGGACACCCGCTTCCAGGTCGGGCTGCGCGACTTCTCGGTGCTCCTCGCCTGGGTCGCCGGGGTGCTGTCGGCAGTGGTGCTGGTGGTCGACGTGGTGCTCGGCCGCCCGCTCCTGGACGCCGTGCTGTTCTCCCTGGCCATCGCCGTCGGCATCACCCCGCAGCTGCTCCCGGCCGTGGTCTCCAGCAGCCTGGCCGCCGGCTCGCGACGGCTGCGCCGACGGCACGTGCTGGTCAAGCGGCTGGTCTGCATCGAGGACCTCGGGGACGTCGACGTCCTCCTCACCGACAAGACCGGCACCCTCACCACCGGCCGTCCGGTGTTCCTGCGCGCCGTCCCGGCTCGCGGGAACAGCGCTGACGAGGTGCTTCGCTGGGGCCTGCGGGCCGCCGAGACCGTGGACGGCACCGGTGGCAACGCCCTGGACCGGGCGCTCTGGGCGGCGGCCACCCCGGGCGAGGTGAGCGAGCGCCTCGCCCTGGTGCCCTTCGACCACGCCCGGCAGCTCGTCTCCGCGCTGGTCCGCACCGCCGACGGCACCTGCGTGGTGGTCACCAAGGGCGCCCCCGAGGTCGTGCTGGACCGCTGCACCGCCGTCCCCGCAGGGGTGGCGGCCGCCCTGGGCGCGGAGTTCGCGGCCGGCAACCGGGTCGTCGCCGTCGCCACGCGGACGGTGCCGGCCGGGCACCTGCTCACCACCGCCGACGAGCACGGCCTGACCCTGCGGGGGCTGCTCGTGGCGAGCGACCCGCCGAAGGCCGACGCCGCGGCCGCGCTCGCCCGCCTCGCCGCGCTCGGCATCTCCGTCAAGGTCGTCACCGGTGACGCCGCCCCGGTCGCCGCGCACGTCTGCCGGGAGCTCGGGCTCGACGACACGGTGCTCACCGGCGCCGACCTCGCCGGCCTGGACGACGACCAGCTGGCCGCCGCGCTGCCCACGACCACCGTGTTCGCCCGGGTGGGCCCGCAGGACAAGGCCCGGATCGTGGCCGTGCAGCGTCGCACCGGGGGCGGGGTCGCCTTCCTCGGGGACGGCGTGAACGACGCACTGGCCCTGCACGGGGCCGACGTCGGGATCTCGGTGGACAGCGCCACCGACGTCGCGAAGGACGCCGCGGACGTGATCCTGCTCCAGAAGGACCTGGGGGTGCTGGCCGACGGGGTCGCCGAGGGGCGCCGGATCTTCGCCAACACGGTCAAGTACGTGCTGATGGGCACCTCGAGCAACGTCGGCAACATGGCCTCGGCCGCCGGCGCGTCGCTGTTCCTGGGGTTCCTGCCGATGCTGCCCAGCCAGATCCTGCTGAACAACCTGCTCTACGACACCAGCCAGCTGGCCATCCCCACCGACCACGCCGACGACGAGCAGGTGCGCCGGCCCGCGCACTGGGACCTGGCCTTCATCCGGCGGTTCATGCTGGTGTTCGGCCCGCTCAGCTCGCTGTTCGACGCGTTCACGTTCGTCGTCCTGCTGACCGTGCTGCACGCCGGCCCGACGGAGTTCCGCACCGGCTGGTTCGTGGAGTCCCTGGCCACCCAGACGCTGGTGGTGCTCGCCATCCGCACGCGGCGGGTGCCGTTCTGGCGCAGCCGGCCCTCGCTCCCGCTGGTGCTCGCCGCCGTCGGCGTCGTCACGGTGGGGGCGGTGCTGCCGGCGACCCCGCTGGCGCAGGCCCTCGGCTTCACCCCGCTGCCCGGCGTCTACTACGCGGTCCTGGTCGGGTTCGTCGTGGGCTACCTGCTGCTCATCGAGGTCGGCAAGGCCGCCTTCTACGCCACCGCCCGCC